A genomic stretch from Roseicitreum antarcticum includes:
- a CDS encoding heavy-metal-associated domain-containing protein: MTTFHIPDMSCGHCKATVEKTIHALDPAAQIAFDMAARRISVESSTDAAHVQAALAEAGYPVAST; encoded by the coding sequence ATGACAACGTTCCACATTCCCGACATGAGTTGCGGCCATTGCAAGGCGACGGTCGAAAAGACCATCCATGCTCTCGACCCGGCGGCACAGATCGCGTTCGACATGGCGGCGCGACGGATATCGGTCGAGAGCAGCACTGACGCGGCGCATGTTCAGGCTGCCTTGGCTGAGGCCGGATATCCTGTGGCTTCGACCTGA
- a CDS encoding c-type cytochrome, whose protein sequence is MGTVWAAIHLFARDGAAVARGRVLYDANCAACHGGNLKGQPDWQSAGSDGRLPAPPHDATGHTWHHSDADLIAYITYGGAEALTQMGVAFDSGMPGFGDVLNADEIADILTYIKSHWPERERQYQAERSTSDES, encoded by the coding sequence TTGGGTACCGTCTGGGCCGCGATCCATCTGTTTGCGCGCGACGGTGCCGCAGTGGCGCGCGGCCGCGTCCTGTACGACGCGAACTGCGCAGCCTGCCATGGCGGAAATCTGAAGGGTCAGCCGGACTGGCAAAGCGCGGGGTCTGACGGGCGTCTCCCCGCGCCACCCCATGACGCCACCGGCCATACCTGGCATCATTCCGACGCCGATCTGATCGCCTATATCACCTATGGTGGCGCGGAGGCGCTTACTCAGATGGGAGTGGCCTTCGACAGCGGCATGCCGGGGTTTGGCGACGTGCTGAATGCCGATGAGATCGCGGACATCCTAACCTACATCAAATCGCACTGGCCCGAGCGCGAGCGGCAGTATCAGGCGGAGCGGAGCACGTCCGACGAAAGTTGA
- a CDS encoding c-type cytochrome, producing the protein MNKGLIGALVVAIIAVAGWYWTQGQTTEEPVSASAPDGAQIAGASLADVVVPEGLSAMAQQGETYFNAVCASCHGTNAAGQDGVAPPLVHRIYEPGHHGDMAFVLAARNGVRAHHWPFGDMPPVEQRLTDGELGAIVAYVRELQRANGIN; encoded by the coding sequence ATGAACAAGGGACTCATCGGCGCACTTGTCGTCGCCATCATCGCCGTGGCGGGTTGGTATTGGACACAAGGCCAGACTACCGAAGAACCGGTTTCCGCCTCTGCCCCGGACGGCGCGCAGATCGCAGGAGCTTCTTTGGCGGATGTCGTCGTGCCCGAGGGGCTTTCGGCCATGGCGCAGCAAGGCGAAACTTATTTCAACGCGGTCTGCGCTTCCTGCCATGGCACGAATGCCGCCGGGCAAGACGGCGTCGCGCCGCCGCTGGTGCATCGCATCTACGAGCCCGGCCACCACGGGGACATGGCCTTCGTTCTGGCGGCGCGGAACGGGGTACGAGCGCATCACTGGCCGTTCGGCGACATGCCACCGGTCGAGCAACGCCTGACGGATGGAGAACTCGGTGCGATCGTTGCTTACGTGCGCGAGTTGCAGCGTGCCAACGGGATCAACTGA
- a CDS encoding multicopper oxidase family protein: MRHELTRRGFLAASAALAATTALPRLALAQTRPLTLTAQTRVIDVGGRAATVMGLTNEAGRQGLILDPGQRFRVDLTNALDEETIIHWHGQIPPNAQDGVPNLPMSLLQQGEMRSYDYAPMPGTHWMHSHVPVQEMNLLAAPLIVRRPEDLTADRQEVVMFLHDFSFRPAAEVMAEITGGAVHHDMGEVDAPAQNLSGMSGMDHSGMSMPGMTMGGMGSGGMVMDLNDFDFDAYLANDRTLADPEVVTVERRGRVLLRVINAAAATSFWIDTGGVSARLVAVDGHGVEPVAGTRFGLAMAQRLDVEIDLPEAGAFPILALREGARERTGIILASAGAEVRRIDDLAETDSGAFDIDLAQEMLLRAVRAEGDPSLVPRPVDRSHMIMLGGAMQPYLWTINGQVWGSHTPITARSGERVHLTFHNMSMMGHPMHLHGHVFQVVNVNGRSLDGAIRDTVYVPPMTMVTVALDAGEAARWMLHCHHMPHLFTGMMTEFAVSA; the protein is encoded by the coding sequence ATGAGACATGAACTGACACGCCGCGGCTTTCTGGCTGCATCCGCAGCCTTGGCTGCCACCACCGCCTTGCCGCGTTTGGCCCTCGCGCAAACTAGACCCCTTACCCTGACAGCACAGACGCGGGTGATCGACGTCGGTGGTCGCGCCGCCACCGTCATGGGCCTGACCAATGAAGCGGGCAGGCAAGGGCTGATCCTCGACCCCGGTCAGAGATTCCGCGTGGATCTGACCAATGCTTTGGACGAGGAAACGATCATCCACTGGCACGGTCAGATCCCGCCCAACGCACAGGACGGCGTGCCGAACCTGCCGATGTCGCTTTTGCAGCAAGGCGAGATGCGCAGTTACGACTATGCGCCGATGCCCGGAACGCATTGGATGCACAGCCATGTTCCGGTGCAGGAGATGAACCTGCTTGCGGCTCCGCTGATCGTGCGCAGGCCCGAGGACCTGACGGCCGACCGCCAGGAGGTGGTGATGTTCCTGCATGATTTCTCCTTCCGTCCCGCGGCCGAGGTTATGGCCGAGATCACGGGAGGCGCCGTGCATCACGACATGGGCGAAGTGGACGCTCCGGCGCAGAACCTGAGCGGCATGTCTGGCATGGACCATTCCGGCATGTCCATGCCCGGGATGACCATGGGCGGGATGGGCTCTGGCGGAATGGTCATGGACCTGAACGACTTTGACTTCGACGCCTATCTTGCCAATGACCGCACGCTCGCCGACCCCGAGGTGGTCACGGTCGAACGCAGGGGCCGCGTTCTGTTGCGGGTGATTAATGCCGCCGCAGCAACGTCCTTCTGGATCGACACAGGCGGGGTTTCTGCGCGTCTTGTGGCGGTGGATGGTCACGGCGTTGAGCCGGTGGCGGGCACACGCTTCGGTCTTGCCATGGCGCAGCGTCTTGATGTGGAAATTGATCTGCCGGAAGCGGGGGCCTTCCCGATCCTCGCCCTGCGCGAAGGCGCACGAGAACGCACAGGCATCATTCTCGCCTCCGCAGGTGCGGAAGTGCGGCGGATCGATGATCTGGCCGAGACCGACAGCGGTGCATTCGATATCGATCTCGCGCAGGAGATGCTGCTGCGGGCGGTACGGGCGGAAGGTGACCCCTCGCTGGTGCCGCGTCCGGTGGACCGATCCCACATGATCATGCTGGGCGGTGCGATGCAGCCTTACCTCTGGACCATAAACGGACAGGTCTGGGGCAGCCACACGCCGATCACCGCCAGAAGCGGCGAGCGGGTGCATCTGACGTTCCACAACATGTCGATGATGGGGCATCCGATGCACCTGCACGGGCACGTGTTCCAGGTGGTGAACGTCAACGGACGCAGCCTGGACGGTGCGATCCGCGATACGGTCTATGTGCCGCCGATGACGATGGTGACGGTCGCGCTGGATGCCGGCGAGGCCGCGCGCTGGATGCTGCATTGCCACCACATGCCGCATCTGTTCACCGGCATGATGACCGAGTTCGCCGTCTCAGCCTGA